Proteins from one Paenibacillus amylolyticus genomic window:
- a CDS encoding DUF1540 domain-containing protein has protein sequence MSQDKPIVKCSVSNCNFWGENNFCQADAIMIDIDQHATRRLHEEFAGETFDSDHHDHARTSSATCCHTFKPK, from the coding sequence ATGAGCCAAGACAAACCAATTGTCAAATGCAGCGTCTCCAACTGCAACTTTTGGGGAGAAAACAACTTCTGTCAGGCCGATGCCATCATGATTGACATCGACCAACATGCCACCCGTCGTCTGCATGAGGAATTTGCCGGTGAGACATTTGACTCGGACCACCATGATCATGCACGTACATCCTCTGCAACATGCTGTCACACGTTCAAACCCAAGTGA
- a CDS encoding YlaH-like family protein: MQAWFASHPIVAYIVIFVLITYVYNKVFRVRQKLPLGKEIVLYILMAMGTFMLLIFQIDKLPIIQCLLVAVGLMLLVRVRYFIEGRQKKKAEAAARNS, translated from the coding sequence ATGCAAGCATGGTTCGCATCACACCCGATCGTAGCCTACATCGTCATCTTTGTATTGATTACTTACGTATATAACAAGGTGTTTCGGGTACGTCAGAAATTGCCACTTGGTAAGGAAATCGTTCTCTATATATTGATGGCGATGGGCACATTCATGCTTCTTATTTTTCAGATCGACAAGCTTCCCATCATTCAATGTTTGTTGGTCGCGGTCGGTTTGATGTTGTTAGTGAGAGTGCGTTATTTCATTGAAGGTCGTCAAAAGAAAAAAGCGGAAGCTGCCGCTCGAAATTCATAA
- the thiI gene encoding tRNA uracil 4-sulfurtransferase ThiI has product MKYDMLLLRFGEFMLKGKNRARFEKTIITQVKALLKPYPGASLRKEYGRVYVDLGGESHIELIKVLKRVFGVMSISPVKVTPSELDEIVKTAVAFMDERQDEFKDGTTFKVNVRRVWKEFPNSSHEMNHLVGSPILRKFQQLSVDVREPDIELRVEIRDQGTYIFNETIPAVGGFPLGTNGKAMVLLSGGIDSPVAAWSSMRRGLEVECVHFYSYPFTSQRAKEKVIDLARALADHAGTIKLHLVPFTEIQTAFTQLGQDNLIITLMRRSMLRIASKLAERERAFALITGDSLGQVASQTLPSMNVIGRATDLPLLRPLVMMDKQEIITLSKQIGTYDISILPYEDCCTLFVPKSPSTNPNLRIVDKIEATMSDLPEWVDQAVERTETITLHAGEKSVVTNQTGDNDMKDDWF; this is encoded by the coding sequence ATGAAATATGATATGCTGCTTCTCCGTTTCGGAGAGTTTATGTTAAAAGGGAAAAATCGGGCCCGATTCGAAAAAACGATCATTACACAGGTAAAAGCTCTTCTTAAACCCTATCCAGGAGCGAGCCTTCGCAAAGAGTATGGCCGTGTCTATGTGGATCTTGGCGGTGAATCACACATTGAACTGATTAAGGTGCTAAAGCGTGTATTTGGCGTAATGTCGATTAGTCCCGTTAAAGTCACCCCATCCGAGCTTGATGAGATTGTGAAAACGGCAGTTGCTTTTATGGACGAAAGGCAAGATGAATTCAAGGACGGCACTACATTCAAAGTAAATGTAAGACGGGTATGGAAGGAATTCCCGAACTCTTCCCATGAAATGAACCATCTGGTTGGTTCTCCGATCCTTCGGAAGTTCCAGCAATTGAGTGTTGATGTTCGCGAGCCTGATATTGAACTGCGCGTGGAAATTCGGGATCAGGGCACGTATATTTTCAATGAAACCATTCCTGCAGTAGGCGGGTTTCCGCTGGGCACGAATGGGAAAGCGATGGTATTGCTATCAGGTGGGATAGACAGCCCGGTGGCAGCCTGGTCTTCCATGCGTCGTGGACTGGAAGTGGAATGTGTACATTTTTACAGTTACCCGTTCACAAGCCAGCGTGCGAAAGAGAAAGTTATTGATTTGGCACGTGCCCTTGCTGACCATGCAGGAACAATCAAGCTGCATCTGGTTCCATTTACGGAGATCCAAACAGCTTTTACCCAACTGGGTCAGGATAATCTGATTATTACTCTGATGAGACGTTCGATGCTGCGAATTGCATCGAAGCTTGCTGAGCGTGAACGCGCATTTGCACTGATCACCGGGGATAGCCTGGGGCAAGTAGCAAGCCAAACGCTTCCAAGCATGAATGTCATTGGTCGTGCGACAGATCTCCCGCTACTGCGACCACTGGTTATGATGGATAAACAGGAGATCATTACCCTGTCCAAACAGATTGGAACGTATGACATCTCCATTTTGCCTTATGAGGATTGCTGTACTCTCTTTGTCCCAAAGTCACCTTCTACCAACCCCAATCTTCGAATTGTGGATAAAATTGAAGCAACAATGAGCGATCTGCCAGAATGGGTGGATCAAGCGGTGGAACGAACAGAAACAATCACTCTTCACGCCGGTGAAAAGTCTGTGGTAACGAATCAGACAGGCGATAATGACATGAAGGATGACTGGTTCTAA
- a CDS encoding pyridoxamine 5'-phosphate oxidase family protein, giving the protein MSEAVTQLTESLLQQFKNETFVLLSTVDVESGGPTSTAISWIYAENASTFRVAIDHRSRLVNNMMTNPLITVTVFGEETVYAVNGRATVRQDPLQDVPFNMCCFDITIEAVRNALFYGAQLSSVPQYVKIYDQRAAEKLDEQVFAAMKKA; this is encoded by the coding sequence ATGTCCGAGGCCGTCACACAATTAACTGAATCTCTTTTACAGCAATTCAAGAATGAGACCTTTGTGCTTCTGAGCACAGTGGATGTAGAATCCGGAGGTCCGACTTCAACAGCCATCTCCTGGATTTATGCGGAGAATGCTTCTACTTTTCGTGTAGCGATCGATCATCGTTCACGTTTAGTGAATAACATGATGACTAATCCGCTCATTACGGTTACTGTCTTTGGAGAAGAGACGGTATACGCAGTGAACGGACGTGCTACGGTACGACAAGATCCGTTGCAGGATGTTCCATTCAATATGTGCTGTTTCGACATTACCATTGAAGCGGTGAGGAATGCTCTGTTTTACGGCGCTCAACTGTCCTCTGTACCTCAATATGTCAAAATATATGATCAGCGTGCTGCTGAGAAATTAGATGAGCAGGTTTTTGCTGCCATGAAAAAAGCCTAG
- a CDS encoding lytic transglycosylase domain-containing protein translates to MQIDPSGSRQLLELQLSNVNNQTSGSQPDAGSTVDFANVMDGLLGTGGNSTSNTDSIGTLSKRSSDGLLWLQLGSTYNPDMSTSGSSSVSNNIVQSLLSVSNTGVVDSGASVPTDYESLIAEASAKYGVPESLIKAVIDTESNFNPNVVSSAGAKGLMQLMDGTAAGLGVSNSFDPAQNIDAGTKYLSLQLQRFGGEVNMALAAYNAGPGRVSRLGVSSDRELMSVLNLLPSETQNYISKVEKARSKYVI, encoded by the coding sequence ATGCAGATAGATCCAAGCGGATCGCGGCAGTTGTTGGAACTGCAACTATCCAATGTGAATAACCAAACCAGTGGGTCACAACCAGATGCTGGTTCAACAGTGGATTTCGCCAATGTGATGGACGGGCTGTTAGGCACGGGCGGCAATTCGACGAGCAATACGGATTCCATCGGTACGCTCTCCAAACGATCCAGCGATGGTTTGTTGTGGCTGCAACTTGGAAGCACGTACAACCCGGATATGAGCACATCTGGCTCGTCCTCTGTCTCCAATAATATTGTTCAGTCTTTGTTATCTGTATCCAATACAGGAGTTGTGGATTCCGGTGCTTCTGTACCTACGGATTATGAATCTTTGATCGCGGAGGCAAGTGCCAAATACGGTGTTCCTGAATCATTAATCAAGGCCGTCATTGACACAGAGTCGAATTTTAATCCAAATGTCGTATCCTCCGCCGGTGCCAAGGGGCTCATGCAACTAATGGACGGGACGGCTGCAGGGCTGGGCGTGAGTAATTCATTTGATCCTGCCCAGAACATTGATGCGGGTACCAAATATCTTTCTCTTCAGCTCCAGCGCTTCGGTGGAGAAGTGAACATGGCGCTTGCTGCATATAATGCAGGACCGGGTCGTGTTTCACGTCTGGGCGTGTCGAGTGATCGTGAACTGATGAGTGTACTTAACCTTTTGCCTTCAGAAACACAGAATTATATTTCCAAAGTGGAGAAGGCACGGTCGAAATATGTGATCTAA
- a CDS encoding YpuI family protein, which translates to MSAANVQKTCESTREKLKPAIDRIEKFLNENALPELDQNQTEESTVFYKGFLSDLRHLLVFSEVSYEKLGVVLRRANFDVDFAEKALYNTYHQCVNSFFYPKNECYSEDGRYAYTGQDAIRFRDKPIRAVRDVILEVSKTYEELRDDLAYYESDYLTQRRMQNQRNHA; encoded by the coding sequence ATGTCAGCAGCCAATGTACAGAAAACATGTGAGTCAACTAGGGAAAAGTTAAAACCGGCTATCGATCGGATTGAAAAATTTTTGAATGAGAATGCTTTGCCTGAACTGGATCAGAATCAGACGGAGGAATCAACAGTCTTCTACAAAGGGTTTCTTTCAGATCTCCGTCATTTGCTCGTTTTTTCTGAAGTTTCTTACGAAAAACTTGGCGTTGTGCTGCGTCGTGCCAACTTTGATGTCGATTTTGCCGAAAAGGCTCTTTATAATACGTATCACCAATGCGTAAACAGCTTTTTCTATCCCAAAAATGAATGTTATTCCGAAGACGGAAGATATGCTTACACAGGACAAGATGCCATTCGTTTTCGTGATAAGCCAATCCGTGCAGTACGGGATGTCATTCTTGAGGTTTCCAAAACCTACGAAGAATTGCGCGATGATCTGGCATATTATGAAAGTGACTACCTGACTCAGCGCCGTATGCAAAATCAACGGAATCACGCTTAA
- a CDS encoding YhcN/YlaJ family sporulation lipoprotein → MRIWVCTLLLIFILTGCNNSTRSASPNQGTHAKGYGGNVTTQQDQRKGSHMLNAQEDRMNPSRLDRLNENTGEVHDTNIADDAKSGRMPNEKRINHLKALAKQVEGVKDANCVILGNTAVVGIDVDGELERARVGTIKYSVAEALRKDPEGVDSIVTADADVTERIKEIGEHIRQGHPISGFASELADMVGRIIPQLPKDVKVRQNPDEHMNQKQQMQQTHSSDKRQQKAQ, encoded by the coding sequence ATGAGAATATGGGTTTGCACGCTGCTTCTGATCTTTATACTTACAGGTTGCAACAATTCCACACGTTCCGCTTCGCCGAATCAGGGTACACATGCGAAAGGTTACGGAGGAAATGTTACAACTCAGCAAGATCAAAGGAAAGGATCTCACATGCTCAATGCACAGGAAGATCGGATGAATCCTTCACGTTTGGACCGTCTCAATGAGAATACAGGTGAAGTCCATGATACCAACATTGCGGATGATGCAAAGAGTGGCCGGATGCCAAATGAGAAACGAATCAATCACCTTAAAGCCCTTGCCAAGCAAGTGGAAGGTGTTAAAGATGCAAACTGCGTCATTCTCGGCAATACTGCCGTCGTGGGTATTGATGTTGATGGTGAACTGGAACGCGCTCGCGTAGGTACGATTAAGTACTCGGTTGCCGAAGCGCTTCGTAAAGACCCCGAAGGTGTAGATTCCATTGTTACTGCTGACGCCGATGTCACTGAACGAATTAAAGAGATTGGTGAACATATTCGTCAAGGGCACCCAATATCCGGTTTTGCTTCAGAACTTGCTGACATGGTGGGACGAATAATCCCCCAACTCCCAAAAGACGTTAAAGTCCGTCAAAATCCGGATGAACACATGAATCAAAAACAACAGATGCAGCAGACACATTCATCTGACAAAAGACAACAAAAAGCCCAGTGA
- a CDS encoding LCP family protein, with product MSSNSNGLPPRRQAPTQSGASGSKNGKGKQPKKKKRMNAFGRILLSLLVIAILVGGGYAYWVYNQVVDTGIDKPVPPGMSATTKPITMLLLGTDNRPETGTYLSDVVMVASLNPETKTATIVSLPRDTRIQLDGYKSNKLNSYYPRFKAQEKTTGKNAEDQMKEMMSKYLDVDINYTTVLNFQAFRDAVNAVGGVDVTVDKNMCYRDTADGTDINLVAGAQHLDGKAALDFVRYRKSNCNPKTAESNDFDRNKRQNQVLNSMLDQMKSLGGITKISKVIGAVDKNMTTDVESEQMKNFISTYWNISTSDVHYTPVTGEWRSPYVYINETELANAKQALQDTLSGKVIPSSSGE from the coding sequence ATGAGCTCAAATTCGAATGGACTGCCTCCACGGAGACAGGCGCCAACGCAATCCGGTGCTTCTGGATCGAAGAATGGCAAGGGCAAGCAGCCTAAGAAGAAAAAGAGAATGAATGCTTTTGGCAGAATCCTTTTAAGTCTATTGGTTATTGCCATTTTGGTAGGCGGTGGATATGCGTACTGGGTATACAATCAAGTCGTGGATACAGGCATCGATAAACCGGTACCTCCCGGGATGTCAGCGACAACCAAACCGATCACGATGCTATTATTAGGTACAGATAACCGTCCTGAAACGGGCACATATCTCTCGGATGTTGTTATGGTGGCCTCATTGAATCCGGAGACCAAGACAGCAACCATTGTATCTCTGCCTCGAGACACGCGTATTCAATTGGATGGGTATAAATCCAACAAGCTGAATTCCTATTATCCAAGATTCAAAGCACAGGAAAAAACCACTGGCAAAAATGCAGAGGATCAGATGAAAGAAATGATGAGCAAGTATTTGGATGTAGATATTAACTATACAACCGTTCTGAATTTCCAGGCTTTCCGTGATGCTGTCAATGCCGTGGGTGGCGTGGATGTGACTGTGGATAAAAATATGTGTTATAGAGATACCGCCGATGGAACAGATATCAATCTGGTCGCTGGTGCACAACATCTCGATGGTAAAGCGGCACTGGATTTTGTTCGTTACCGCAAATCCAATTGTAATCCGAAGACTGCAGAATCCAATGACTTTGATCGTAACAAACGTCAAAACCAAGTGCTGAATTCCATGCTGGATCAGATGAAGTCTCTTGGGGGCATTACGAAGATCAGCAAGGTGATTGGTGCAGTTGACAAGAATATGACGACAGATGTGGAATCGGAACAAATGAAAAACTTTATCTCGACGTATTGGAACATTTCCACCTCGGATGTGCATTATACTCCGGTTACCGGAGAGTGGAGAAGTCCTTATGTGTATATTAATGAGACGGAACTTGCCAATGCGAAACAGGCTTTACAAGATACACTTTCAGGTAAAGTGATCCCTTCATCTTCAGGTGAATGA
- a CDS encoding TerC family protein, with protein MELFSPTFWLALLNVVFIDLILAGDNAIVIGLAARNLHPSVQKKAILYGTGGALLIRILATVVVLWLLKVPWLLLVGGILLIWIAYKLLADQGDEHNDIQAGTSLWTAVRTIVIADAAMGLDNVIAVAGAAQQHLVLVILGLLISVPIIVWGSTLFIKLINHFPWIIYVGAIVLGYTASNMITEEQRLLPYFTEHPALRILFIVVVIGGIVFAGYRKRSSNSSRKGSGGEQQRSYS; from the coding sequence ATGGAGCTATTTAGCCCCACATTTTGGCTGGCTTTGCTGAACGTTGTCTTCATTGATCTCATTCTGGCTGGAGATAATGCCATCGTCATTGGTCTCGCAGCTCGAAATTTGCACCCTTCCGTGCAGAAAAAGGCGATTTTATACGGAACGGGCGGTGCACTTCTGATTCGAATTTTGGCAACAGTTGTTGTTTTATGGTTGCTTAAAGTGCCTTGGCTCTTGCTTGTGGGAGGTATACTCCTGATCTGGATTGCCTATAAATTATTGGCGGATCAGGGAGATGAACACAATGATATTCAGGCGGGGACTTCCTTATGGACCGCTGTGCGAACAATTGTAATCGCGGATGCAGCCATGGGACTGGATAACGTGATTGCAGTTGCCGGAGCTGCGCAGCAGCATCTCGTGCTTGTCATCCTCGGGCTTCTGATCAGTGTACCTATTATTGTTTGGGGCAGTACCCTGTTCATCAAGCTAATTAATCACTTTCCCTGGATCATCTATGTTGGAGCCATCGTTCTGGGATATACGGCTTCCAATATGATTACGGAGGAGCAGCGACTCTTGCCTTACTTCACCGAACATCCGGCATTGCGCATTCTCTTCATCGTTGTGGTGATCGGAGGCATAGTCTTTGCAGGTTATCGCAAACGCTCCAGCAATTCCAGCCGCAAAGGATCTGGCGGGGAACAGCAGCGCTCCTATTCTTAG
- the typA gene encoding translational GTPase TypA: MHSREHIRNIAIIAHVDHGKTTLVDKLLQQSGTFRDHETVQERAMDSNDLERERGITILAKNTAITYKDYLINIVDTPGHADFGGEVERIMKMVDGVLLVVDAYEGCMPQTKFVLRKALEHNLTPIVVVNKIDRPAARPSEVIDEVLDLFIELGANDEQLEFPVVYASALNGTSSMESDPAKQDDNMMAIYDTIVSHIPHPTENVEEPLQFLVTLMDYNEYLGRIAIGRVNRGVIRQGQSVTVIMRDGKSKTARIEKLFGFQGLKRIETEEAGAGDIVAIAGIKDINIGETIADPNNPEALPVLKIDEPTLQMTFLVNNSPFAGREGKWVTSRKLRERLLKELETDVSLRVDETESPDAFVVSGRGELHLGILIENMRREGYELQVSKPEVIVKEVDGKKMEPLERLLIDIPEESMGSVMESLGARKAEMVNMVNTGSGQVRLEFLIPARGLIGYSTNFLTLTRGYGVMNHAFDSYAPVVSGQVGGRHQGVLISTETGTSTFYGMMGVEDRGTLFLEPGTEIYEGMIVGEHTRDNDIVVNICKEKQLTNVRSSGKDDTVKIKTPIIFSLEQALEYLNEDEYCEITPKSIRLRKKILNKSERERAEKQRKMASKA; this comes from the coding sequence ATGCATTCAAGAGAACACATTCGCAATATTGCGATTATTGCCCACGTCGACCACGGGAAAACTACGCTCGTCGACAAGTTGCTCCAGCAATCCGGTACTTTCCGTGATCACGAAACGGTACAGGAGCGCGCAATGGACTCCAACGATTTGGAGCGTGAACGCGGTATTACGATTTTGGCCAAAAATACGGCTATAACTTATAAAGATTACCTGATCAACATTGTGGATACACCAGGACACGCCGACTTCGGTGGTGAAGTGGAACGTATCATGAAAATGGTTGACGGCGTATTGCTCGTTGTTGATGCATATGAAGGCTGTATGCCACAAACGAAATTCGTACTTCGTAAAGCACTGGAGCACAACCTGACACCAATCGTTGTTGTAAACAAAATTGACCGTCCAGCGGCTCGTCCGTCTGAGGTTATTGATGAAGTACTGGACCTGTTCATTGAACTGGGTGCCAATGACGAACAACTTGAATTCCCTGTTGTATATGCTTCCGCATTGAACGGAACTTCCAGCATGGAAAGTGATCCTGCAAAACAGGACGATAACATGATGGCGATCTACGATACGATCGTTAGTCATATCCCTCACCCAACAGAGAATGTTGAAGAGCCACTTCAATTCCTCGTTACTTTGATGGACTACAATGAATACCTTGGCCGTATTGCCATTGGTCGTGTTAACCGCGGTGTGATCCGTCAAGGACAATCGGTAACGGTTATTATGCGTGATGGTAAGAGCAAAACTGCACGTATCGAGAAACTGTTCGGTTTCCAAGGTCTCAAACGTATTGAGACGGAAGAAGCAGGAGCAGGCGACATCGTTGCCATTGCAGGGATCAAGGACATCAACATTGGTGAAACCATTGCCGACCCTAACAATCCAGAAGCACTCCCAGTTTTGAAAATCGATGAGCCTACCCTGCAAATGACGTTCCTCGTGAACAACAGTCCATTCGCAGGTCGTGAAGGTAAATGGGTAACTTCCCGTAAACTTCGTGAGCGTTTGTTAAAAGAGTTGGAAACCGACGTATCCCTTCGTGTTGACGAAACAGAAAGCCCTGATGCATTTGTCGTTTCCGGACGTGGTGAGCTTCACTTGGGTATCCTGATCGAGAACATGCGTCGTGAAGGATATGAGCTTCAAGTATCCAAACCAGAAGTTATCGTTAAAGAAGTTGACGGTAAGAAAATGGAACCTCTTGAGCGCTTGTTGATTGATATCCCTGAAGAAAGCATGGGTTCCGTAATGGAGAGCCTGGGCGCACGTAAAGCAGAGATGGTCAACATGGTCAACACAGGTAGTGGTCAAGTTCGTCTGGAGTTCCTGATTCCAGCACGTGGTTTGATCGGATATAGCACAAACTTCCTGACATTGACTCGTGGTTACGGTGTTATGAACCATGCATTTGACAGCTACGCTCCAGTCGTATCCGGTCAAGTGGGTGGACGTCACCAAGGTGTACTGATTTCCACTGAAACAGGTACATCTACGTTCTACGGCATGATGGGTGTTGAGGATCGCGGTACGCTCTTCTTGGAGCCGGGAACTGAAATCTACGAAGGTATGATTGTTGGTGAACATACACGTGACAATGATATCGTTGTTAACATCTGCAAAGAAAAACAACTGACTAACGTTCGTTCTTCTGGTAAAGATGATACGGTTAAAATTAAAACGCCGATTATCTTCTCATTGGAACAGGCGCTTGAATATCTGAATGAAGATGAATATTGTGAGATTACTCCTAAATCCATTCGTCTTCGTAAGAAGATCCTGAACAAATCCGAGCGTGAGCGTGCAGAAAAACAACGCAAAATGGCTTCCAAAGCTTAA